The following proteins come from a genomic window of Alkalinema sp. FACHB-956:
- a CDS encoding AIPR family protein, with amino-acid sequence MSEIPVEILELPKQLRQLFTGMLPEAVVDQQEQRESNFLSRALAAYAVHKLAGCSIEDAANSVVDGGGDGGIDAIYYAATSSTFFVVQSKYVANGQGEPELGDVTKFKTGLENLLQGKFDAFKQNEKWRKRLPQIEVQIKETVQVCPVLVYSGIQTVSEDRLRLFEDLKQRFSAEDDYLDVRLCNLTTVYDWLTGADLGFGAEQVELTLLKPGWLKKPYETVFGLLPLKDLANLYMQHGKRLVAANIRAYKGSTEVNEQILTTIQEEPESFFYLNNGLTAYCDRLVVNNLDRGNPDFKRITAYRVSIVNGAQTLGSVAQYFQNSGDAEPEGYVFVKMISLQRCENDRAFAERITRSTNFQNQISSRDFVALDEQQARIAQQLLLSGIVYHYKDAADTPDPDESNFTLQEATVASACLTKGENLDDFCARIVANRASLWSMEVIDTAKNAGVSRYSLVFRADRSARTVWRAVQVHRLVSQVMQENGKASTGVRKAFFENACWVLLAVVFIQLKLEQGNDIQLNDDEKTKVSQYTVELAERLWRVCDEQGYTSQEQLQLVFSDVGNCRRLRAGLLKQLADDPILS; translated from the coding sequence ATGAGTGAGATCCCGGTTGAGATTTTAGAGCTTCCCAAGCAGTTACGGCAGTTATTTACAGGTATGCTTCCAGAAGCGGTTGTTGATCAACAAGAACAGCGAGAATCTAATTTTTTGTCGCGTGCATTAGCAGCCTATGCAGTGCATAAACTTGCTGGGTGTTCAATAGAGGATGCTGCAAATTCTGTGGTGGATGGCGGTGGTGATGGTGGGATTGATGCCATTTACTATGCGGCGACTAGTTCGACATTCTTTGTAGTGCAATCAAAGTATGTTGCCAATGGTCAAGGAGAGCCAGAGCTGGGGGATGTGACTAAGTTTAAGACAGGGCTGGAGAACTTGCTTCAGGGGAAGTTTGATGCATTTAAGCAGAATGAAAAATGGCGTAAACGATTACCTCAAATTGAAGTACAGATTAAAGAGACTGTTCAGGTCTGTCCGGTGTTAGTCTATTCGGGGATTCAGACGGTATCGGAGGATCGGCTGCGATTATTTGAGGACTTGAAGCAACGTTTTTCGGCTGAAGATGATTATTTGGATGTGCGACTGTGTAATCTAACGACGGTGTATGACTGGCTGACGGGGGCAGATCTGGGCTTTGGGGCGGAGCAGGTGGAATTAACACTGCTGAAACCAGGCTGGCTGAAAAAGCCTTATGAAACAGTATTTGGCCTACTGCCGCTGAAGGATTTGGCCAATCTCTATATGCAACACGGCAAACGACTGGTTGCGGCGAATATTCGGGCTTATAAGGGAAGTACAGAAGTCAATGAGCAAATTTTGACGACGATTCAGGAAGAGCCAGAGAGTTTTTTCTATTTGAATAATGGGTTGACGGCTTATTGCGATCGCCTTGTTGTGAATAATCTCGATCGAGGAAATCCTGACTTCAAGCGTATTACGGCTTATCGAGTTTCAATTGTAAATGGAGCTCAAACTCTGGGTTCTGTGGCACAGTACTTCCAAAATTCGGGTGATGCGGAGCCAGAGGGGTATGTATTTGTAAAGATGATTTCACTTCAGCGCTGTGAGAACGATCGGGCTTTTGCAGAGCGGATTACGCGCAGTACCAATTTCCAAAACCAGATTAGTTCACGGGATTTTGTGGCGCTGGATGAGCAACAAGCGAGAATCGCCCAGCAGTTACTGTTGTCAGGCATTGTTTACCACTATAAAGATGCTGCTGATACGCCCGATCCAGATGAGTCAAACTTTACCTTGCAAGAGGCGACTGTTGCGTCGGCTTGTTTGACTAAGGGGGAGAATTTAGATGATTTCTGTGCACGAATTGTCGCAAATCGAGCTTCCCTTTGGTCGATGGAAGTAATTGATACAGCGAAGAATGCTGGAGTTTCTCGATATTCTCTGGTGTTTCGAGCCGATCGGTCAGCGCGGACGGTGTGGCGGGCGGTTCAAGTTCATCGGTTGGTGAGTCAAGTGATGCAGGAGAATGGGAAGGCCAGTACTGGGGTGCGGAAGGCATTTTTTGAGAATGCATGTTGGGTGCTGCTGGCGGTCGTCTTTATTCAACTTAAACTGGAGCAAGGTAATGACATCCAACTCAATGATGATGAGAAGACTAAAGTCTCGCAATACACCGTTGAACTGGCGGAACGACTGTGGAGGGTGTGCGACGAGCAGGGGTATACATCGCAGGAGCAGCTTCAATTGGTATTTAGCGATGTGGGAAATTGTCGAAGGTTGCGGGCGGGTTTGCTGAAGCAGTTGGCGGATGATCCGATTCTTAGTTGA
- a CDS encoding SNF2-related protein, which translates to MVYFHLSTNYQSQYYAYELTRRCSAATLEKLSGTLAGAKVDLNPHQVDAALFAFQSPLSKGALLADEVGLGKTIEAGLVISQKWAERKRRILVITPSNLRKQWQQELTEKFFVPCRILESEPYKNLVKAGEDNPFDLADTVVICSYQFARNKADDVEITPWDLVVIDEAHRLRNVYKSSNVIANTLKRALQKRNKLLLTATPLQNSLLELYGLVSFIDDRAFGDLKSFREQFSRLNQSQAAEVLKERLKPLCHRTLRRQVTAYVPFTQRHAILQEFEPSPDEQELYELVSEYLSRDNLQALPASQRRLTTLVMRKLLASSTFAIAGTLQSLSNRLKAKLVEQPIVKPLTDELDEDYEGLSETSDEWNEDELAVVISAAERSAIEAEIKELDAFAELATSIEQNEKGKALLKILKTAFERAESYGGARKAIIFTESRRTQEYLLKLLGESEWNEGLLLFNGTNNDPESREIYQNWLKRYEGTDRITGSKTADMRSALVDYFRDQGTIMIATEAGSEGINLQFCSLIVNYDLPWNPQRIEQRIGRCHRYGQKHDVVVVNFLNQKNAADQRVYELLDQKFRLFEGVFGSSDEVLGAIESGVDFEKRIADIYQRCRQPQEINQAFNQLQQELSLEIDQAMVQTRQKLLENFDDEVREKLKVRAENSRELLGQFERWLMQLTKHELADAADFTGESTFRLHRLPTGAEAGEIELGLYELPRQSDNAHAYRMGHPLAELLIERAKQRQLDRAQVLFDYSNYEGKVAILEPFVGMAGSLQLSLFTVKALEQTEDYLVFAAVTDDGAVLDQEQAKRLMSLPGRVVSLAVAVEDLSRSIQAEVNKIQQQVAERNAKFFEEEAKKLDSWAEDLKVMLERDIREMDRQIKEAKRAATAAVDLQSKLEGQKQVKALEQQRSQKRRSLFDAQDEIDQKRDELIAQIEGQLKQTSSLQSLFEIRWSLA; encoded by the coding sequence ATGGTGTATTTTCATTTGTCTACAAATTATCAATCACAGTATTATGCGTATGAGTTGACGCGTCGCTGTTCAGCAGCGACGCTGGAAAAGTTATCTGGAACTTTGGCAGGAGCCAAGGTGGATTTGAATCCGCATCAGGTCGATGCAGCTTTGTTTGCATTTCAGTCACCGCTGTCCAAGGGAGCTTTGTTAGCAGATGAAGTAGGCTTGGGCAAAACGATCGAGGCAGGGTTAGTCATTTCGCAGAAGTGGGCGGAGCGGAAGCGGCGCATTTTGGTGATTACGCCATCGAATCTGCGAAAGCAGTGGCAGCAAGAGCTAACGGAGAAGTTTTTTGTACCCTGTCGAATTTTGGAATCTGAACCTTATAAGAATTTGGTCAAGGCAGGTGAAGACAATCCCTTTGATCTAGCGGATACAGTAGTTATTTGTTCCTATCAGTTTGCACGAAATAAGGCAGATGATGTGGAAATTACACCATGGGACTTGGTTGTAATTGATGAGGCACATCGTCTGCGAAACGTCTATAAATCATCCAATGTGATTGCCAATACTTTGAAGCGGGCGCTGCAAAAGCGCAATAAGCTGTTATTGACTGCAACACCGCTTCAGAATTCATTACTTGAACTATACGGGTTAGTGAGTTTTATTGACGATCGAGCATTTGGTGACTTGAAGAGTTTTCGTGAACAGTTTTCTCGGCTAAATCAGTCGCAGGCAGCGGAGGTCTTGAAAGAAAGATTGAAGCCTTTGTGCCATCGAACATTGCGGCGGCAGGTGACGGCCTATGTTCCGTTTACCCAGCGTCATGCGATCCTGCAAGAGTTTGAACCAAGCCCTGATGAGCAAGAGTTATATGAGTTGGTGTCGGAATATTTGAGTCGTGATAATTTGCAGGCTTTGCCCGCAAGTCAACGGCGATTGACGACTTTAGTGATGCGGAAGTTATTGGCTTCTTCAACCTTCGCCATCGCAGGCACTTTGCAGTCATTGTCGAATCGTTTGAAGGCGAAGTTGGTGGAGCAGCCAATTGTCAAGCCCCTGACGGATGAACTGGATGAGGATTATGAAGGGCTGTCGGAAACATCCGATGAGTGGAATGAAGATGAACTGGCGGTAGTGATTTCTGCGGCGGAACGATCGGCGATCGAAGCGGAAATCAAGGAACTGGATGCCTTTGCGGAGTTGGCCACTTCGATTGAACAAAATGAAAAGGGTAAAGCATTACTCAAAATTTTGAAAACAGCGTTTGAACGGGCAGAAAGCTATGGTGGTGCGCGAAAAGCAATAATTTTTACAGAGTCGCGTAGGACTCAGGAATATTTGCTCAAGCTGCTTGGAGAGAGTGAATGGAATGAGGGGTTATTGCTATTTAATGGAACAAATAATGATCCCGAATCACGAGAAATTTATCAGAATTGGCTAAAGCGATATGAGGGAACAGATCGAATAACGGGTTCTAAGACGGCGGATATGAGATCGGCTTTAGTTGATTATTTCCGTGATCAAGGGACAATTATGATTGCAACGGAGGCGGGATCGGAAGGGATTAACTTGCAATTTTGCTCGTTAATTGTGAACTATGATTTGCCGTGGAATCCGCAACGTATTGAACAACGAATTGGCCGATGCCATCGTTATGGGCAGAAGCATGATGTGGTGGTGGTGAACTTCTTAAATCAGAAAAATGCAGCGGATCAGCGGGTTTATGAGTTGTTAGATCAGAAGTTCAGGTTGTTTGAGGGGGTATTTGGTAGTAGCGATGAGGTATTGGGGGCGATCGAGTCGGGGGTAGACTTTGAGAAGCGGATTGCGGATATTTATCAACGTTGTCGGCAACCACAAGAAATTAATCAGGCATTTAATCAGCTCCAGCAAGAGTTGAGTTTGGAGATTGATCAAGCGATGGTGCAAACGCGCCAGAAGTTATTGGAAAACTTCGATGATGAGGTACGAGAAAAGCTGAAAGTACGGGCTGAGAATTCGCGCGAGCTTTTAGGTCAGTTTGAGCGATGGTTGATGCAGCTAACAAAGCATGAACTAGCAGATGCAGCGGACTTTACAGGGGAAAGTACTTTTCGCTTACATCGGTTGCCAACAGGGGCAGAGGCTGGCGAAATAGAGTTAGGACTCTACGAGTTGCCACGTCAATCCGATAATGCCCATGCTTATCGAATGGGACACCCACTGGCGGAGTTATTGATTGAGCGGGCGAAACAGAGACAGCTCGATCGTGCCCAGGTTTTGTTTGACTATTCAAATTATGAAGGGAAAGTAGCAATTTTGGAGCCATTTGTGGGGATGGCTGGGAGTTTACAGTTGTCTTTGTTTACGGTTAAGGCGCTGGAACAGACGGAGGATTATTTGGTATTTGCGGCGGTGACAGATGATGGTGCAGTGCTTGACCAAGAGCAGGCAAAACGGTTGATGTCGTTGCCGGGGCGGGTAGTAAGTTTAGCAGTGGCGGTGGAGGATTTAAGCCGATCGATCCAAGCGGAAGTGAATAAAATTCAACAGCAAGTAGCGGAGCGGAATGCGAAGTTTTTTGAGGAGGAGGCGAAGAAGCTGGATAGCTGGGCAGAAGATTTGAAGGTGATGCTGGAGCGGGATATTAGGGAGATGGATCGACAGATTAAGGAGGCAAAACGGGCAGCAACAGCGGCGGTGGATTTGCAATCGAAGTTGGAAGGGCAGAAGCAGGTAAAGGCTTTGGAACAGCAGCGAAGTCAGAAGCGTAGATCGTTGTTTGATGCACAGGATGAGATTGATCAAAAGCGGGATGAATTAATTGCTCAGATTGAGGGGCAGTTGAAACAGACAAGCAGCTTGCAGTCGTTGTTTGAGATTCGTTGGAGTTTGGCGTAA
- a CDS encoding GAF domain-containing protein, whose protein sequence is MIDQQGAALRQIIDRIRSSLELRVVLQTAVDELAALLNLDRCTFFWYFQDTQRIQLVCERSSPESPANPLSPSDLPAQPGTPQPMLRLGYYPIHLFGPFTQAITQGKLLVQPSPISLPPPLAWLSRWLPASPRLTPSEASPILGTQANLMVPCPMQDGTLGFIGCLSNQPRQWTVTEVELLQTISQQLAIAIEQAQLYEQTQKQAQREQLVNQITAQTRQSFELPTILKGAIAQLLEVLQVDRCLVHLVDEIPHDESSAKAGVGKTQASRYAVSREKHLYEVCRPPFAVSTDEFDLNGPITQWVMANQRRVVISNVAIDPRIGPENPEYQRAEIKSSLVVPVQTKETLHAILYLNQCSHVRFWSKNDQKLAQAVADQLAISIQQARLYAKTQQQAIESAAQARHLAATLQELRLTQAQLIQSEKMSSLGRVVAGIAHEINNPINFVLGNLTHVNTYMEDLVTLIKAYQAHYPNPALELQDLQDRLELDFLLTDLPPTLKSMRSGAERVRSIILSLRNFSRLDEADYKAVHIHEGIESTLMILQSYINEEISIHRQYSSLPKVKCYPRQLNQALMNILLNSVEALTDWSIEHKQITIATSLVHRASDKADFAESHAEIESILRIVIKDNGPGIAPDLQSKIFDPFFTTKDVGQGTGLGLTVSYQVIVDQHQGQLKLISQAGQGAEFVIEIPVMVESETDGSAHRSPHIPSTKPDAHEDLPLEGDRVMTQEACTLHSS, encoded by the coding sequence ATGATTGATCAACAAGGAGCTGCGCTGCGGCAAATTATCGATCGCATCCGAAGTTCCCTAGAGCTACGAGTTGTGCTGCAAACGGCAGTTGATGAACTTGCAGCCTTGCTGAATCTCGATCGGTGTACATTTTTCTGGTACTTCCAGGATACCCAACGCATTCAGTTAGTCTGTGAAAGGAGTTCGCCGGAAAGTCCTGCAAACCCGCTGTCTCCTTCGGACTTGCCCGCCCAGCCCGGAACGCCGCAACCCATGTTACGACTGGGCTACTATCCCATTCACCTGTTTGGGCCTTTTACCCAGGCCATCACCCAAGGCAAGTTATTAGTTCAACCCAGCCCGATTTCATTACCGCCCCCACTCGCGTGGTTGAGCCGTTGGTTGCCCGCGTCCCCCCGTCTCACGCCCTCTGAAGCATCCCCCATTTTGGGCACTCAAGCCAATTTAATGGTGCCCTGTCCGATGCAGGATGGAACGTTGGGCTTTATTGGCTGTCTATCGAACCAACCTCGACAGTGGACGGTTACAGAGGTGGAGTTGTTGCAAACCATTTCCCAGCAACTCGCAATCGCCATCGAACAAGCCCAACTGTACGAGCAAACTCAAAAACAGGCGCAACGAGAACAGTTAGTCAATCAAATTACGGCACAAACTCGCCAAAGCTTTGAACTCCCCACCATCCTCAAAGGTGCGATCGCACAGTTATTGGAGGTGTTGCAGGTCGATCGGTGTCTTGTGCACTTGGTGGATGAAATTCCCCATGACGAGTCCTCTGCAAAAGCGGGGGTGGGAAAGACTCAAGCTTCTAGGTATGCGGTTTCTCGGGAAAAACACCTCTACGAAGTCTGTCGGCCTCCGTTTGCAGTCTCCACCGATGAATTTGATTTGAACGGCCCGATCACCCAGTGGGTTATGGCCAATCAACGGCGGGTGGTGATTTCCAATGTGGCGATCGATCCCCGGATTGGCCCAGAAAATCCAGAGTACCAACGGGCGGAAATTAAATCTTCGTTGGTGGTTCCAGTGCAAACCAAGGAAACGCTGCACGCTATTTTGTATCTGAACCAATGTTCCCACGTACGCTTCTGGTCAAAAAATGATCAAAAGTTAGCGCAGGCGGTGGCCGATCAACTGGCAATCTCCATTCAACAGGCGCGGTTGTATGCCAAAACGCAACAACAGGCGATCGAGAGTGCTGCCCAAGCTCGCCATTTGGCAGCCACACTCCAAGAGCTCCGGTTGACCCAAGCTCAGTTAATTCAGAGCGAAAAAATGTCCAGTCTGGGGCGCGTGGTCGCAGGGATTGCCCACGAAATTAATAACCCCATCAATTTCGTGCTGGGGAATCTCACCCATGTCAACACCTACATGGAAGACCTCGTGACTCTGATCAAAGCCTATCAAGCCCACTATCCCAATCCTGCCCTAGAGTTACAGGATTTGCAGGACAGATTAGAGCTAGATTTTCTTTTGACAGATTTACCTCCCACACTCAAATCCATGCGCAGTGGTGCTGAGCGAGTTCGCAGTATTATTCTGTCGTTACGCAACTTTTCTCGCTTGGATGAAGCCGATTATAAAGCGGTGCACATCCATGAAGGCATTGAAAGCACGTTGATGATTTTGCAAAGCTACATCAATGAAGAAATTAGCATCCATCGACAATACAGTAGTTTGCCAAAAGTGAAATGCTATCCCCGTCAGTTAAATCAGGCTTTGATGAATATCTTATTAAACTCAGTGGAGGCATTAACGGATTGGTCGATCGAACATAAACAGATCACGATCGCCACCAGTTTAGTCCATCGGGCTTCAGATAAGGCTGACTTTGCTGAGTCCCACGCAGAAATTGAGTCAATTTTACGGATTGTGATTAAGGACAACGGCCCAGGTATTGCACCGGATCTGCAATCCAAAATCTTTGATCCATTCTTTACCACTAAGGACGTGGGCCAAGGAACTGGCCTGGGTTTAACGGTGAGTTATCAAGTTATTGTGGATCAGCACCAAGGCCAACTCAAGTTGATTTCTCAAGCCGGACAAGGGGCTGAGTTCGTCATTGAAATTCCAGTCATGGTGGAATCTGAAACCGATGGTTCAGCCCATCGATCGCCCCACATCCCTTCTACAAAACCTGATGCCCACGAAGACTTGCCCCTGGAGGGCGATCGGGTCATGACCCAAGAAGCTTGTACTTTACATAGCAGTTAA
- the dusB gene encoding tRNA dihydrouridine synthase DusB, translating into MPVLSPELQARLAQPLNIGDVTLLSRVLQSPLSGVTDLVFRRLVRRFAPDSMMYTEMVQASSLRHLRDIPTIMELDPQERPISIQLFDCRPDFLAEAAQKAVAEGADTVDINMGCPVNKITKNGGGSSLLRQPDLAAAIVREVVAAVHVPVTVKTRIGWDEDEINILDFAQKLEAAGAKMLTVHGRTRAQGYQGSAKWEWIRRVKSVLSIPVIANGDIFSVEAAVQCLEETGADGVMCSRGTLGYPFLVGEVDYFLKRGELKPTPTLVERLECARDHLEMLVAYKGDRGVYQSRKHMAWYCKGFSGASELRSQLSQIQSLEEGLAFLDRAIDLAQAEMMLEPIR; encoded by the coding sequence ATGCCCGTTCTCTCCCCTGAACTCCAAGCTCGGCTGGCCCAGCCCCTGAATATTGGCGATGTGACGCTGTTGAGCCGGGTCTTGCAGTCTCCCCTCTCCGGTGTAACCGACCTCGTTTTTCGGCGGCTGGTGCGGCGCTTTGCCCCAGATTCCATGATGTATACCGAGATGGTGCAAGCCTCCAGCCTGCGCCACCTGCGGGACATTCCCACCATCATGGAACTTGATCCCCAGGAACGGCCCATTAGCATCCAGCTATTCGACTGTCGGCCCGATTTTTTGGCGGAAGCGGCCCAAAAGGCGGTGGCCGAGGGGGCGGATACCGTGGATATCAACATGGGTTGCCCGGTCAATAAAATCACGAAGAATGGTGGGGGATCTTCACTCCTGCGGCAACCGGATCTGGCCGCAGCGATCGTCCGGGAAGTGGTGGCAGCGGTTCATGTTCCGGTTACGGTGAAGACCCGGATTGGCTGGGATGAGGACGAAATTAATATCCTAGACTTTGCCCAGAAACTGGAAGCGGCAGGTGCAAAAATGCTGACGGTTCATGGTCGTACCCGGGCCCAGGGCTACCAGGGATCGGCTAAGTGGGAGTGGATCCGACGGGTGAAATCCGTGCTGTCCATCCCCGTGATTGCCAATGGGGATATTTTCTCGGTGGAAGCGGCGGTGCAATGTTTGGAGGAAACGGGGGCCGATGGGGTCATGTGCTCCCGAGGCACGTTGGGCTATCCTTTTTTGGTGGGGGAAGTCGATTATTTTCTGAAGCGGGGAGAACTGAAACCCACGCCCACCCTCGTGGAACGGTTAGAATGTGCCCGCGACCATTTAGAAATGCTGGTGGCCTATAAGGGCGATCGTGGGGTCTATCAATCACGAAAACATATGGCTTGGTACTGCAAGGGCTTTAGCGGCGCATCGGAATTGCGCAGTCAGTTGAGCCAAATTCAGTCTCTGGAGGAAGGGTTAGCATTCCTCGATCGCGCGATCGACTTAGCTCAAGCCGAGATGATGCTAGAACCCATTCGTTAA
- a CDS encoding DUF2325 domain-containing protein gives MNLADLDQLEVSVTSLVSEAEEELERQRLRRQRAERIEKRREEIAGRLNGLLTKVESAIAAFSKAEMADNEKYLALKTQADQVKEHLNHLDELAEAAVDEEIEQELLEVEERRLDERSAIDLSQWRQELKEDLLELIAEQDDFYDATDAAITIYGYRHDLKAVPGALEEVVEALVKQINDNSDRGPVARIQGTHESALQFIYNKAWENRGNRPRNTDLQPQVRHRKTEKRPNPYTDLAGKVVIFGGHDRLYTAVRNRLRESEVELVWCTAQEGLNRAEQIESHIPTADLVMILTGYASHKLTEKAKNAAQKTGKPIEMINTTGLVTVLEAIAYNLKVKSLVKRPKYS, from the coding sequence ATGAACCTTGCAGATCTTGATCAACTAGAAGTTTCCGTTACATCGCTGGTGTCAGAGGCCGAAGAGGAATTAGAAAGACAACGATTGCGTAGACAACGAGCGGAACGGATTGAGAAACGGAGGGAGGAAATTGCAGGACGATTAAATGGATTGTTAACAAAGGTAGAGTCCGCGATCGCAGCATTTTCCAAAGCGGAAATGGCGGACAACGAAAAATACCTCGCCCTGAAAACCCAAGCCGATCAAGTCAAAGAACACCTAAACCACCTAGATGAATTGGCTGAAGCAGCCGTTGATGAGGAAATTGAGCAAGAGCTGTTAGAAGTTGAAGAACGAAGATTAGATGAGCGATCGGCGATCGATCTGTCCCAGTGGCGACAGGAGTTGAAGGAAGATTTACTGGAGCTAATTGCTGAGCAGGACGACTTTTACGACGCGACGGATGCAGCCATCACCATTTATGGGTATCGCCATGACCTGAAGGCCGTTCCCGGTGCCCTGGAAGAAGTGGTGGAAGCGCTGGTTAAGCAAATCAACGACAACAGCGATCGTGGCCCCGTTGCCCGCATCCAAGGCACCCACGAGAGCGCCCTGCAATTTATCTACAACAAAGCTTGGGAAAACCGAGGCAATCGTCCCCGCAACACCGATCTCCAACCCCAAGTCCGCCACCGCAAAACGGAGAAACGCCCCAACCCCTATACGGATTTGGCAGGCAAGGTGGTTATTTTTGGCGGCCACGATCGGCTCTATACCGCCGTCCGCAACCGCCTGCGGGAATCGGAAGTCGAACTGGTGTGGTGTACAGCCCAGGAAGGACTAAACCGAGCCGAGCAGATCGAATCCCACATTCCCACCGCTGACCTGGTGATGATTCTGACGGGCTATGCCAGCCACAAGTTGACAGAAAAAGCCAAGAACGCCGCCCAGAAAACGGGTAAACCGATCGAAATGATTAACACGACGGGATTAGTGACGGTGCTGGAGGCGATCGCCTACAATCTCAAGGTTAAATCCCTGGTGAAGCGGCCTAAATATTCCTAA
- a CDS encoding aldo/keto reductase: MQYRRFGRTQLKMPVFSCGGMRYQYKWNDVPAQEIPAENQRNVEQTVRRSLELGINHIETARAYGTSEVQLGQVLPLIPRDQFILQTKILVQELGQSFLDTFEQSLASLNVDYVDLLAIHGLNSASHLEDCLKPGGCLEMARSLQAQGKARFIGFSTHAPTEVIIQAIETDAFDYVNLHWYYINQNNWPAIEAATRHDMGVFIISPSDKGGKLYAPPKKLTDLCAPLSPIVFNNLFCLSHPQIHTLSIGAAKPSDFDEHLKTLPLLDRATEILEPILQGLEQAAIETLGADWWQRWSIGLPTVDQTPGGLNIPVILWLRNLALAYDMTDYAKMRYNLLGQASHWFPGSRVDRVDPEGLKPLLANSPFADRIPQLLRETHDLLAGEEVQRLSQAD, translated from the coding sequence ATGCAATATCGACGATTTGGACGCACGCAGCTCAAAATGCCGGTCTTTTCCTGTGGGGGGATGCGCTATCAATACAAGTGGAATGACGTTCCTGCCCAGGAGATTCCTGCGGAGAATCAGCGCAATGTGGAGCAAACTGTGCGCCGCTCCCTGGAATTGGGGATTAATCACATCGAAACGGCACGAGCCTATGGAACTTCAGAAGTCCAGCTGGGGCAAGTACTGCCCCTGATTCCGCGTGATCAGTTTATTCTACAGACAAAAATATTGGTTCAGGAGCTTGGACAATCCTTTCTGGACACCTTTGAGCAATCCCTGGCGAGCCTGAACGTCGATTATGTGGATTTATTGGCAATCCATGGGTTGAATTCTGCCAGTCACTTGGAAGATTGCCTGAAACCGGGGGGATGCCTTGAGATGGCCCGATCGCTCCAGGCCCAAGGGAAGGCCCGATTTATTGGTTTTTCGACCCATGCGCCCACGGAGGTGATTATCCAGGCGATCGAAACCGATGCCTTTGATTACGTTAATCTCCATTGGTATTATATTAATCAGAACAATTGGCCCGCGATCGAGGCGGCGACCCGCCATGACATGGGTGTTTTTATCATCAGCCCCTCGGACAAGGGTGGAAAACTATATGCTCCCCCTAAAAAGTTGACGGATCTCTGTGCCCCCCTCAGCCCGATCGTCTTCAATAACCTGTTTTGCCTCAGCCATCCCCAAATCCATACCTTGAGCATTGGAGCCGCGAAGCCGAGTGATTTTGATGAGCATTTGAAGACACTCCCCCTCCTCGATCGGGCGACGGAGATCCTGGAACCCATCCTCCAGGGATTGGAGCAGGCGGCGATCGAGACGCTGGGGGCAGACTGGTGGCAGCGTTGGTCGATCGGGCTACCAACGGTCGATCAAACCCCTGGGGGATTAAACATTCCCGTGATTCTCTGGCTGCGTAACCTGGCGTTGGCCTACGACATGACGGACTATGCCAAAATGCGTTACAACCTGCTGGGGCAGGCGAGTCATTGGTTTCCTGGTTCCCGCGTCGATCGGGTTGATCCAGAGGGGCTTAAACCTCTGCTGGCCAACAGTCCCTTTGCCGATCGGATTCCGCAACTCCTGCGAGAGACCCATGACTTGTTAGCGGGTGAAGAAGTGCAGCGACTTTCCCAAGCGGACTGA
- a CDS encoding M23 family metallopeptidase, translated as MSRQIVLMGLGLVVTLGLSWLGHHAVNAFEVNQYATGSSTWRGASFPVENFQGYTSPFGYRASPTGDGTQFHRGLDMAAPEGSYIRSWWTGKVVEVSDDSACGTSVVIESGEWEHIYCHMQGYVDRDGQGRPYMIDRGGGLQIYEGQDISAGTRIGRVGMTGRTTGPHLHWGLKYAKQWVDPALVLRAMYAEQNQTQTISSQP; from the coding sequence ATGAGTCGTCAGATTGTTCTCATGGGGCTGGGGCTAGTCGTCACCCTGGGGCTGTCTTGGTTAGGCCATCATGCTGTTAACGCCTTTGAAGTCAATCAGTACGCGACTGGAAGCAGCACTTGGCGGGGCGCATCGTTCCCAGTAGAAAATTTCCAAGGCTACACCTCCCCCTTTGGCTATCGGGCTTCGCCCACCGGAGACGGCACCCAGTTCCATCGGGGCTTGGATATGGCCGCCCCCGAGGGCAGCTACATCCGCAGTTGGTGGACAGGCAAAGTGGTGGAAGTGTCCGATGATTCCGCCTGTGGCACGTCCGTGGTGATCGAATCGGGGGAATGGGAACACATTTACTGCCATATGCAAGGCTATGTCGATCGAGATGGCCAAGGCCGACCCTACATGATCGATCGTGGGGGCGGTCTGCAAATCTATGAAGGCCAAGATATCAGCGCTGGCACCCGCATTGGACGGGTGGGCATGACGGGCAGAACCACAGGGCCACACCTCCATTGGGGCTTGAAATATGCCAAGCAATGGGTTGATCCGGCCTTGGTTCTCCGTGCCATGTACGCTGAGCAAAACCAAACCCAGACGATTTCCAGCCAACCTTAA